A region from the Salvia splendens isolate huo1 chromosome 15, SspV2, whole genome shotgun sequence genome encodes:
- the LOC121767108 gene encoding basic leucine zipper 61-like: protein MEQLPPKAPITMAPHNWPSFPFQTPPTSAAAPWMDEFLDFSATRRSSHRRTVSDPIAFVEDHASGAMGFDRLDDEQLRNMFSDDLIIALGSSSNPSSLNPSTPSDQNSDEDDKRAVACLQPKAETETGEVDSSDQPAPHPTAPQTTTKSSENGPGDPKRIKRILANRQSAQRSRVRKLQYISELERSVTTLQTEVSALSPRVAFLDHQRLLLNVDNSAIKQRIAALAQDKIFKDAHQEALKKEIERLRKVFHEQNMKKNMECSDAPPPERRSEEEE, encoded by the exons ATGGAGCAATTGCCCCCCAAAGCCCCCATCACCATGGCGCCCCACAATTGGCCGTCCTTCCCCTTCCAAACGCCGcccacctccgccgccgcgcCATGGATGGACGAGTTCCTCGACTTCTCGGCCACCCGGCGGAGCTCCCACCGCCGCACCGTGAGCGACCCGATCGCCTTCGTGGAGGACCACGCCAGCGGCGCCATGGGTTTTGACCGCCTTGACGACGAGCAGCTGCGGAACATGTTCTCCGACGACCTCATCATCGCCCTCGGCTCGTCGTCGAATCCGTCCAGCCTCAACCCCTCCACGCCGTCCGACCAGAACAGCGACGAAGACGACAAGAGGGCCGTCGCGTGCCTGCAGCCCAAGGCCGAGACCGAGACTGGAGAGGTCGACAGCTCCGATCAACCGGCCCCTCACCCCACCGCCCCCCAGACGACAACTAAGTCGTCTGAGAACGGGCCTGGAGATCCTAAACGGATCAAAAG GATTTTGGCAAACAGGCAGTCTGCTCAGAGGTCAAGAGTGAGAAAATTACAATATATTTCTGAGCTTGAAAGGAGTGTTACAACATTGCAG ACGGAAGTATCTGCATTGTCGCCGCGAGTAGCGTTTTTGGACCATCAAAGGCTTCTATTGAATGTGGATAATAGCGCTATTAAGCAAAGGATAGCAGCATTGGCTCAAGACAAAATATTCAAAGATG cCCACCAAGAAGCACTAAAGAAGGAGATAGAGAGGCTGAGGAAAGTTTTCCACGagcaaaacatgaagaagaatATGGAGTGCAGCGACGCGCCGCCGCCGGAGCGGCGGTCAGAGGAGGAGGAATAA
- the LOC121768465 gene encoding RNA exonuclease 4-like, with the protein MATKLKKILNPNWTQLQERLKINGSENNFSKHSNKSNTETSKSILGKRKERSNEEPQAPKPNPLIPISSDCSLTDMVAMDCEMVGVSSLGNKSALGRVTLVNKWGNVVYDEYVRPLEYVVDFRTEISGIRPRDLKKAKDFNVVQKKVAEMVDGKILVGHALHNDLKALLLTHPKKDIRDTAQYAPFLKEGRSRSLKNLAAEFLSVDIQNGEHCPVEDARAAMMLYQRHRKQWEKSAKDFKRLKEKQKKRKPKKKKFT; encoded by the exons ATGGCAACCAAACTCAAGAAAATTCTCAACCCCAACTGGACTCAGCTTCAGGAG AGGCTGAAAATCAATGGCTCCGAGAATAATTTTTCCAAGCACTCAAATAAGTCAAACACAGAAACGTCGAAAAGCATATTAG GGAAGCGGAAGGAGAGGTCGAATGAGGAGCCACAAGCTCCAAAACCAAATCCGTTGATTCCTATTTCCTCTGACTGCAG TCTCACAGATATGGTTGCCATGGATTGTGAAATGGTTGGTGTTAGCTCACTGGGAAACAAGAGTGCTCTTGGACGAGTAACGCTG GTAAACAAATGGGGAAATGTTGTGTATGACGAGTATGTACGCCCACTGGAATATGTTGTTGATTTCCGTACTGAAATAAGTGGGATTCGGCCGCGTGACTTGAAAAAGG CTAAAGATTTCAATGTTGTTCAAAAGAAAGTAGCAGAGATGGTCGATGGCAAGATCCTTGTAGGTCATGCGCTGCACAATGATCTTAAA GCATTGCTGTTGACACATCCAAAGAAGGATATACGAGATACAGCACAATATGCTCCATTTCTGAA GGAAGGACGGAGTCGCTCATTGAAGAACCTTGCAGCTGAATTTCTCAGTGTTGATATTCAAAACGGCGAGCACTGTCCG GTCGAAGATGCCCGAGCTGCTATGATGCTTTACCAGAGACACAGGAAACAATGGGAGAAGAGCGCCAAGGATTTCAAGAGACTCAAGGAAAAACAGAAGAAACGGAAGCCCAAAAAGAAGAAATTTACATGA
- the LOC121768463 gene encoding probable E3 ubiquitin-protein ligase ZFP1, producing MGHRNIQFMRHMIDLENDQGPGQQPPDPYIFYPSVPNFPQTNLQPVVPAPGSQCNFNIHPMPDCHDNTVFYGMPPYNGVPPQYNPFLAPPSGRRDFPVQVNHGAPDQFPLSTTHGIVGIPTDSYCRNMPCSDGVRGVPNYYRQNASAGPSSSVTPIIARPPEPDITRANTASYVPLEYGGNNVSMVGVQSVQAHNANRVIHGNYIAPPVPLPGNPWLDSNFHPNNASANGVCVEAGVQGYPLRTINRAPAGFMHPPYAPGHPSQHHPTQPLQLLTVNRPSNRIPTNSSLNTGIIPTLDVADVGPTFLAPVPPTGFRLYRPHRREIIIDPNIRHRNLPHLRVLPEDEVALLEISGHHEIGATVDQHRDLRLDIDHMSYEELLALGEQMGSVGTGLSQEFVQNNLKVRTFKLPPTRVELEVTNDLQRTNFCVVCQSDYEPEQKIGTLGCGHEYHSDCIKKWLLVKNSCPVCKSPALRAD from the exons ATGGGGCATCGGAATATTCAGTTCATGAGACATATGATTGATCTAGAAAACGATCAAGGCCCCGGCCAGCAACCCCCTGATCCTTACATCTTTTATCCCAGTGTCCCGAACTTCCCTCAGACTAACCTTCAGCCGGTTGTTCCTGCTCCAGGAAGCCAGTGTAATTTCAACATTCATCCGATGCCAGATTGTCATGATAATACTGTCTTCTATGGTATGCCACCATACAATGGCGTCCCACCTCAATATAATCCATTTTTGGCACCGCCGTCTGGAAGAAGAGATTTTCCTGTACAAGTAAATCATGGGGCTCCCGATCAATTTCCGTTGTCAACAACTCACGGGATTGTTGGTATTCCTACAGACAGCTACTGCAGAAACATGCCCTGCTCAGATGGCGTCCGTGGGGTTCCTAATTATTACCGTCAAAATGCTTCAGCTGGCCCTAGTTCTTCGGTTACCCCTATAATTGCTAGGCCACCTGAGCCTGATATTACTCGGGCTAACACGGCCAGTTATGTGCCACTTGAATATGGTGGGAATAATGTGAGTATGGTAGGAGTGCAGTCTGTCCAGGCTCATAATGCTAATCGTGTGATCCATGGAAACTATATCGCGCCACCCGTTCCATTGCCTGGCAACCCTTGGTTGGATAGCAATTTTCATCCGAACAACG CTAGTGCGAATGGAGTGTGTGTTGAAGCCGGTGTACAAGGTTATCCGTTAAGAACCATTAACAGAGCTCCAGCTGGCTTTATGCATCCTCCATATGCTCCAGGTCATCCTAGCCAACACCATCCAACTCAACCGTTGCAACTGCTCACTGTTAATCGCCCATCAAATAGGATCCCCACGAATAGTTCGTTGAATACAGGCATAATTCCTACTCTAGATGTAGCAGATGTTGGGCCTACATTTCTGGCGCCTGTTCCACCCACAGGTTTTCGGTTGTACAGGCCTCACCGAAGAGAAATCATAATTGATCCAAACATCAGACATCGCAACCTTCCTCATTTAAGAGTTTTACCTGaagat GAAGTTGCGCTGCTTGAGATTTCTGGCCATCATGAAATTGGAGCTACCGTTGATCAGCACCGAGATCTACGTTTGGATATAGATCACATGTCTTATGAG GAACTTCTTGCATTGGGAGAACAGATGGGCAGTGTTGGCACTGGATTATCGCAGGAATTCGTTCAAAATAATTTGAAAGTACGAACTTTTAAACTGCCCCCAACTCGTGTCGAGCTTGAAGTGACAAATGATCTGCAAAGAACTAACTTTTGTGTTGTATGCCAG AGTGATTATGAACCTGAACAAAAGATCGGAACCCTCGGATGCGGCCATGAATACCACAGTGACTGCATCAAGAAGTGGTTGCTGGTGAAGAATAGTTGCCCGGTATGCAAATCCCCAGCTCTGAGAGCCGACTGA
- the LOC121768464 gene encoding homogentisate 1,2-dioxygenase-like: protein MSAEETNTAAARTPFPAELIYNSGFGNHFSSEAVSGALPHGQNSPLLCPYGLYAEQISGTSFTSPRKHNQRSWLYRVKPSVTHEPFRPRVPDHVKLVSEFDRSNSSATPTQLRWKPADVPEAPTDFVDGLYTVCGAGSSYLRHGFAIHMYAANVSMDNYAFCSADGDFLIVPQQGRLWITTECGRLQVSPGEIVVIPQGVRFAVDLPDGPSRGYVAEIFGSHFQLPDLGPIGANGLASSRDFLVPEAWFEDVPCPGYTIVQKFGGELFTAKQDFSPFNVVAWHGNYVPYKYDLSKFCPYNTVLVDHGDPSINTVLTAPTDRPGVALLDFVIFPPRWLVAEHTFRPPYYHRNCMSEFMGLIHGGYEAKADGFLPGGASLHSCMTPHGPDTKTYEATIAMENEAEPKRISNTMAFMFESCLMPRVCPWALKSPYMDHEYYQCWIGLKSHFTREPLRVDSQEGKNEDGT from the exons ATGTCTGCCGAAGAAACCAACACCGCGGCGGCGCGGACGCCCTTTCCGGCCGAGCTGATCTACAACTCCGGCTTCGGTAACCACTTCTCGTCGGAGGCGGTCTCCGGAGCTCTCCCTCACGGCCAGAACAGCCCCCTCCTCTGCCCCTACGGCCTCTACGCCGAGCAGATCTCTGGCACATCCTTCACTTCTCCACGAAAGCACAATCAGCGGAG CTGGCTGTATCGCGTGAAGCCGTCCGTTACGCATGAGCCGTTCCGACCTAGAGTTCCCGATCACGTGAAGCTCGTGAGCGAGTTCGATCGTTCGAACAGCTCCGCCACGCCCACTCAGCTCCGATGGAAGCCGGCGGATGTTCCGGAGGCGCCGACTGACTTCGTCGACGGTTTGTACACTGTGTGCGGCGCTGGAAGCTCGTATCTTCGGCATGGTTTTGCAATTCACAT GTATGCTGCCAACGTATCAATGGATAACTACGCATTTTGTAGTGCAGATGGAGACTTTTTGATTGTTCCTCAGCAAGGAA GGTTGTGGATCACTACTGAATGTGGAAGATTACAAGTATCTCCTGGTGAGATAGTAGTCATACCTCAGGGTGTCCGTTTTGCTGTTGATCTGCCAGATGGGCCATCAAGGGGGTACGTAGCCGAAATATTTGGCAGTCATTTCCAACTTCCTGACCTTGGACCTATTG GTGCTAACGGTCTAGCTTCTTCAAGAGACTTTCTGGTTCCTGAGGCCTGGTTTGAGGATGTCCCATGTCCTGGTTATACCATCGTGCAGAAGTTCGGTGGTGAACTCTTCACTGCAAAACAAGATTTCTCTCCTTTCAATGTGGTGGCTTGGCATGGAAATTACGTCCCTTATAAG TATGATCTAAGCAAATTTTGCCCGTATAATACTGTCTTGGTTGATCACGGGGATCCATCAATAAATACAG TTCTGACAGCTCCTACTGATCGACCTGGAGTAGCATTGCTTGATTTTGTCATTTTTCCACCTAGATGGTTGGTTGCTGAACACACATTCCGCCCTCCATATTATCATCGCAACTGTATGAGTGAATTCATGGGTCTAATTCATGGTGGATATGAG GCAAAAGCTGATGGATTTCTTCCAGGCGGTGCAAGCCTTCACAGTTGCATGACTCCCCATGGTCCAGATACAAAAACATATGAG GCCACAATTGCAATGGAAAATGAAGCAGAACCCAAAAGAATCTCTAATACCATGGCTTTCATGTTCGAGTCATGCCTGATGCCTAGGGTCTGCCCGTGGGCACTCAAGTCTCCCTACATGGATCATGAATACTACCAATGCTGGATCGGTTTGAAATCCCACTTTACCCGTGAACCCCTTAGAGTAGATAGCCAAGAGGGAAAGAACGAGGATGGCACATAG